CTGGGGACGGGGCTCGGGGGTGACGGGCCGGGCAGGCACGGAGTACTCTTCCATAGATCCACCTCAAGTTGGGTTCTGAAGGGGCAGAGGCTTCCAAACATCGGCCCCTTCAGGTTGCATACTACCATATTCCGCAGCCTCGCTATATTGAACTACTTGCGCCGGTTTGCTCTATCCAATCAATGAGTCAGAATGTGCGATATATGTCGGTCACGAGGTGGCGTTTAGCGGAGTACTTAAAACAGCGGGGAATAAGTGCTTACGCGCTCGCGAAATCGACCGGAACAGCACGTCCAACCACGATTTACCGACTGGCACGACCAGATCACACACCAACCCGAGTAGATCTTCCTACCCTCACCATGGTCATCGACGGCCTGCGCAAACTCACCGGCGAGGACGTTCAGATCTCTGACATCCTCGAGTACGTTCCGGATAGCTGACCCCCGCTCCTGGATGCCTTCTCCGTTGCAAGTTGCTTATGTCAGAGTCGTCCAGCCACGTTCAGTAAAAACCCGAAACACGTGGGGTGAGCGCGGTCGTCGAAGACCCAACACACCAGCAGGAGT
The sequence above is drawn from the Deinococcus koreensis genome and encodes:
- a CDS encoding helix-turn-helix domain-containing protein, whose product is MSVTRWRLAEYLKQRGISAYALAKSTGTARPTTIYRLARPDHTPTRVDLPTLTMVIDGLRKLTGEDVQISDILEYVPDS